The genomic region TTGATCATAATACGCTAAATGAACTAAGAAAAATACATAAATTGCAATTATCTACTTCGAGATTTGAGACGTTTTCATATAGTATCGCCGAATCTTTGGCCGTGGGGATGCCCGTGGTGATGGCGAATACTTACGGGCTCGCTGAAGTGGTGACGGACCGAGAAAATGGCTTCGTCGCGCCGATCGGCGATGTGAACGCTTTCGCAGACGCGGTCGTTGCTGCTCTATCCGATTGTGAGCGATTGGCTCGAATTGGTGCGGCTGGGCGGGGCTTGTGCGCGCGGCTGCTTTCGCCAGAGCGGATCGCGGCGCAGACGGTGGATTTCTATCGCACGATCTCGGGTTGAAACCGACTGTATCCAGCCGGAGCCGGGGACGCCGGCCAGGAAAAGAAGGCTCGACTCCGGTATGATGAAGACGGAAGATCGCCCCATGCCGCTCCTCATCCCGGCCGATGAACAGGCGCAGCGCGCCAATAATTTCGATGCGATCCGGCTGGCGATGGCGTTGCTGGTGGTGTGGTCGCATTCGTTTGCCTTATGGTATCATACCGAAGCGAATGAATGGATTTCGCTGGCGATGGCCGGGACGTACAATGCCGGCAATCTCGGCGTGCTTGCCTTCTTTGCGATCAGTGGCTTTCTGATCACCGCGAGCTGGCAGCGCTCGCGCTCGTGGCGAAGTTACCTCAAGCGCCGTGTGGCCCGCATCTATCCGGGCTATCTCGTCGCCGTGACCTTATGCTCGCTGGTGATCGTGCCGGCCTTCTCCTCGCGCGCGTTCGGCGAACTCGGGCGCGGGGAGGTGGGGGGCTGTTCTCCAACCTGCTGCTGAAGAATTACATCGTTGCGTCGGATGCTTTCGGCGGCGGCGCGGTGAACGGGTCGCTGTGGAGCATTCCCTATGAGTTCTGGTGCTATCTGGGGGTGATGGCGCTGGGCATCGCCGGCCTGCTGGGCCGGCGGCCGGTCTATCCGCTGATCGCGGTCGGGGTGATGGCGGTGCGCGCGTGGCTCGACATGACGGGTCGCCACCCGGCCGGCGGCTGGTTGCAGCCGATCATCGGCGTCGCCTATTTCTGGTTCAACGTCCTGCCGCCCTTCGTGCTGGGCGGCGCGGCCTATATCTGGCGTGACCGGATTCCGCGCAGCGGCTGGCTGCTGGCGGGGCTCGTCGCGGCGACATTGATCGCGGCGCACCTGCCGCTGGCCGATCCGCCGCGTCTGGTGCTGACGCGGCTGCTGCTGCCACCGACACTGGTCTATGGCGTCCTCTACCTGGCCTTTCACCCCCGTTTGCATATGGGAGATGCCGCGCGTTACGGGGATTTCTCATACGGCACTTACCTTTACGCCTTCCCGATCCAGCAGATGCTGGCGGTGCTGTTGCGCGGGAAAGTGGCATTTCCGGTATATCTGGGGGCGGCGATGGTCTGCTCGCTCGCGGCGGGCGTGGCGAGCTGGTATCTGGTCGAGCGCTGGTTCCTGCCCAGGATCCGTTCGGGGCCACGGCATGAGAAGGACGCGCGCCCGCTCGCCGAGGAAGCGACGCTCGTCGCGCCCTGAGCGGTGGCGCCGACTGGCTAACGCCGCGCGATGTTGCTACCGGCGGCCAACGTCCCCGGCTTCGAGGTTCCCGCATGTCAGCATTCTCCGCGCCCGATCGGGTGGACGTCGCGGCGACGCGGGGAACGGAAGGGGCGGTGCCGCAGCTATCGATCATCTCCCCGGCCTATCACGAGCGCGCCAATATCCGTCCGCTCGTCACGGCGATCGCGGCGGCGATGGGGGAGGCGCGCTGGGAGCTGATCGTCGTCGACGACGACAGCGGCGACGGCACGGTCGAGGAGGTGTTCGCCGTCGCGCATGAAGGCTATCCGGTGCGCTGCATCCGCCGCATCGGCCGGCGCGGCCTCGCCTCCGCGGTGGTGGAGGGCGCGCTGGCGGCAAGCGCGCCGGTGATCGCGGTGATCGACGCCGACGGCCAGCATGACGAGCGCCTGCTGCCGCGGATGCTCGCGTTGATCGCGGAGGGCGGCAGCGATCTGGTCGTCGGCAGCCGGCATGTCGAGGGCGGCGGCGTCGGCGACTGGTCGAAGGACCGCCAGGCGATGAGCGGTTTCGCCACCTGGTGCGCGAACCTCGTGCTCGGCACCGGGATCAGCGATCCGATGAGCGGCTTCTTCGCGATCCGGCGCGACGTGTTCCACGCCTGCGTCCACGATCTGTCGCAGCAGGGCTACAAGATCCTGCTCGACATCATCAGCTCCGCCCCGCGCGAGCTGAAGATCACCGAAATCCCCTATGTCTTCCGCAACCGCACGCAGGGGGAGAGCAAGGTCGACCTGATGATCATGCTGGAATTCCTGTTCCTGCTGATCGAGAAGGTGACGCGCGGGCTGATCCCCCCGCGCTTCGTGCTGTTCTCGGCCGTGGGCGGGCTGGGCCTGCTGTTCCACCTTGCCATATTGCAGACGCTGAAGGTGTTCGGCAGCACCTTCCTGTTCGCGCAGACGGTGGCGACGGTGGCGGCGATGACGCTCAACTATGTCGTCAACAATTCGGTGACCTATCGCTCGCAGCGGCTGCGCGGCGCGCGCTTCGTCGGGGGGTATTTCGTCTTCTGCCTGGTCTGCTCGATCGGCGGCATCGCCAATATCGGCGTGGCGGACCTCGTGCTGGCGGGCGAGGGCAACTGGGCGCTCGCCGGCATCGCGGGGGCGCTGATGAGCGCGGTGTTCAACTTCGGCGTGGCGACCCAGTTCGTCTGGACGCAGCGGCGGCGGACGCGGCGGCCGAAGGTGATCCGCCCCGCCGGCTAGCCGAGCAGCAAGCCCGCCAGCGCCGCCGACATCAGGTTGGCGAGGCTGCCGGCCAGCAGCGCGCGGATGCCGAGCTTCGCGATCATCGGGCGCTGGTTGGGGGCGAGGCTGCCCGTCACCGCCATCTGGATCGCGATCGACGAGAAATTGGCGAAGCCGCACAGCGCGAAGGTGACGATCGCCACGGTGCGCTGGCTCAATTGCGCCTGCTGCTCGCCGAGCGAGATATAGGCGACGAACTCGTTGAGCACGATCTTCTGCCCGAACAGCCCGCCGGCGATCCCCGCCTCGTGCCACGGCACGTTGAGCAGGAACATCACCGGCGCGAAGACATAGCCGAGCAGCCCCTGGAAGCTCAGGCCGGGGAAGCCGAACCATGATCCGATGCCGCCGAGGATGCCGTTGGCGAGCGCGACCAGCGCGACGAACGCCAGCACCATCGCGCCGACCGCCACCGCGAGCCTGACGCCGGTCTGCGCGCCCTGCGCGGCGGCCATGATGATGTTGGCGGGTTTTTCCTCGTCATGCGTCGCCTGCGGCATCGGCTCGCCCGGCGTGCCTTCGGGGAGCAGCGCGGCCGGCCCCTTGCCGCTGATCCGCGCCTCGGCGAGCGCGATCTGGCGATCCTCCTCGCTCATGTCGCCGAGCGGCAATTCGCCCGCCGCCGGCTCGGGGCGGTCGGGCATGATGATCTTCGCCATCAGGATGCCGCCCGGCGCGGCCATGAACGAGGCGGCGAGGAGATATTCGATCCTGATCCCCATCGAGGCATAGGCCGCGAGGATCGTCCCCGCCACGCCGGCCATGCCGCTGGTCATCACGGTGAAGAGCTGCGCCGGCGTCAGCCCCGCGAGATAGGGGCGCACCACCAGCGGCGATTCGGACTGGCCGACGAAGATGTTCGCCGCCGCGCACAGGCTCTCCACCTTGCTGGTGCCGATCACCTTCTCGATCGCGCCGCCGATCCAGCGCACGATGAGCTGCATGATGCCGAGATAATAGAGGATCGAGACGAGCGCGGCGAAGAAGATGATGACCGGCAGCGCCTGGATCGCGAAATTCTTGCCGAGCGGATCGTCGGCCAGCTTGCCGAACAGGAAGGCGGTGCCGGCATTGGCATAGGAGAGCAGGTTCGCCACGCCGCCCGACAGGATCGAGAGCATCCCGCGCCCCCACGGCACGTAGAGCACCAGCACCGCGATCCCCGCCTGGAGCGCGAAGGCCGCGCCGACGACGCGCGGGCGGATCGCGCGGCGGTCCGCCGACAGCGCGAACGCGATCAGCAGGATCACGACGATGCCGGCGATGCCGATGAGGAGACGTTGCATGGATACCCGCGTTACTGAGGGCGCGGCCCCCCGCGCGACCGCCAACCCTTACACGCCCGCCAACCCTTCGCCACCACGATTCTCCCTGTCAGGCGAAGGATGGACGCCGCCCATTCTTCCGTCATGCCGGGCTTGACCCGGCATCCAGAGCCGCGAACGTCATCGCCCGTTACCCTGGATGCCGGGTCAAGCCCGGCATGACGGGAAGTGCGCCTGGCCTAGACGAACAGTTCGGCGAGGAAATCCTGCATCGCCTTCCAGCTCCGCCGGTCGGCGCGC from Sphingomonas sp. CL5.1 harbors:
- a CDS encoding acyltransferase, with product MPLLIPADEQAQRANNFDAIRLAMALLVVWSHSFALWYHTEANEWISLAMAGTYNAGNLGVLAFFAISGFLITASWQRSRSWRSYLKRRVARIYPGYLVAVTLCSLVIVPAFSSRAFGELGRGEVGGCSPTCC
- a CDS encoding NupC/NupG family nucleoside CNT transporter, with amino-acid sequence MQRLLIGIAGIVVILLIAFALSADRRAIRPRVVGAAFALQAGIAVLVLYVPWGRGMLSILSGGVANLLSYANAGTAFLFGKLADDPLGKNFAIQALPVIIFFAALVSILYYLGIMQLIVRWIGGAIEKVIGTSKVESLCAAANIFVGQSESPLVVRPYLAGLTPAQLFTVMTSGMAGVAGTILAAYASMGIRIEYLLAASFMAAPGGILMAKIIMPDRPEPAAGELPLGDMSEEDRQIALAEARISGKGPAALLPEGTPGEPMPQATHDEEKPANIIMAAAQGAQTGVRLAVAVGAMVLAFVALVALANGILGGIGSWFGFPGLSFQGLLGYVFAPVMFLLNVPWHEAGIAGGLFGQKIVLNEFVAYISLGEQQAQLSQRTVAIVTFALCGFANFSSIAIQMAVTGSLAPNQRPMIAKLGIRALLAGSLANLMSAALAGLLLG
- a CDS encoding acyltransferase, whose protein sequence is MLAGDRAGLLLARVRRTRARGGGGLFSNLLLKNYIVASDAFGGGAVNGSLWSIPYEFWCYLGVMALGIAGLLGRRPVYPLIAVGVMAVRAWLDMTGRHPAGGWLQPIIGVAYFWFNVLPPFVLGGAAYIWRDRIPRSGWLLAGLVAATLIAAHLPLADPPRLVLTRLLLPPTLVYGVLYLAFHPRLHMGDAARYGDFSYGTYLYAFPIQQMLAVLLRGKVAFPVYLGAAMVCSLAAGVASWYLVERWFLPRIRSGPRHEKDARPLAEEATLVAP
- a CDS encoding glycosyltransferase family 2 protein: MSAFSAPDRVDVAATRGTEGAVPQLSIISPAYHERANIRPLVTAIAAAMGEARWELIVVDDDSGDGTVEEVFAVAHEGYPVRCIRRIGRRGLASAVVEGALAASAPVIAVIDADGQHDERLLPRMLALIAEGGSDLVVGSRHVEGGGVGDWSKDRQAMSGFATWCANLVLGTGISDPMSGFFAIRRDVFHACVHDLSQQGYKILLDIISSAPRELKITEIPYVFRNRTQGESKVDLMIMLEFLFLLIEKVTRGLIPPRFVLFSAVGGLGLLFHLAILQTLKVFGSTFLFAQTVATVAAMTLNYVVNNSVTYRSQRLRGARFVGGYFVFCLVCSIGGIANIGVADLVLAGEGNWALAGIAGALMSAVFNFGVATQFVWTQRRRTRRPKVIRPAG